The following proteins come from a genomic window of Pyxidicoccus sp. MSG2:
- a CDS encoding zinc-dependent alcohol dehydrogenase — MKGLVFDLSIPKYVVARGLGGLYPKLHYGAGSCLSLRELPRPTPPGPEWVRLKPLLTGLCGSDMATLFFKASPQLEPFNSFPAVLGHEILAEVTEVGPETRGVQVGQRVAVDPLLPCRLRGISPPCKPCAAGQENGCERTADGCLAAGQMLGYQRELPGGMGTEMVAHPSQLHPVPDGVSDKAGVLVEPLSVSLHAVLKAPPRDEDRVLVIGGGPVAFATLWALRALGHRCHVTLLAAEDYQLELGKRMGADDAFRVRGDVDEAEEVARRTGAKVYRPVIGPPAMTGGFELTIDCIGSAASVQDALRYTRALGKVVLVGAAGILDRVDWTTVWRNELTLLGSYVYGPESFRGERRHTFDLVLDLLARKEGPDCSVLVTHTFPLTRYQEAIEANLARARFQSVKTVFDLTRW; from the coding sequence ATGAAGGGTCTCGTCTTCGACCTCTCCATCCCGAAGTACGTCGTGGCCCGGGGCCTGGGCGGCCTGTACCCGAAGCTTCACTACGGGGCCGGGAGCTGTCTCTCCCTGCGCGAGCTCCCCCGCCCCACCCCGCCCGGCCCGGAGTGGGTGCGGCTCAAGCCGCTGCTCACCGGCCTGTGCGGCTCGGACATGGCCACCCTCTTCTTCAAGGCCAGCCCGCAGTTGGAGCCCTTCAACAGCTTCCCCGCCGTGCTGGGCCACGAAATCCTCGCCGAGGTGACGGAGGTGGGGCCCGAGACGCGCGGCGTGCAGGTCGGCCAGCGAGTGGCGGTGGACCCGCTGCTCCCCTGCCGGCTGCGGGGCATCTCCCCGCCGTGCAAGCCGTGCGCGGCGGGGCAGGAGAACGGCTGCGAGCGCACCGCGGACGGGTGCCTGGCGGCCGGACAGATGCTCGGCTACCAGCGCGAGCTGCCGGGCGGCATGGGCACGGAGATGGTGGCCCACCCCTCGCAACTCCACCCGGTGCCGGACGGCGTCTCCGACAAGGCGGGCGTGCTGGTGGAGCCCCTCTCCGTGAGCCTGCACGCGGTGCTCAAGGCGCCGCCCCGGGATGAAGACCGGGTGCTCGTCATCGGCGGCGGGCCGGTGGCCTTCGCGACGCTGTGGGCGCTGCGGGCGCTGGGGCACCGCTGCCACGTGACGCTGCTGGCGGCGGAGGACTACCAACTGGAGCTGGGGAAGCGGATGGGCGCGGACGACGCCTTCCGCGTGCGGGGCGACGTGGACGAGGCCGAGGAAGTCGCGCGGCGCACGGGGGCGAAGGTGTACCGCCCGGTGATTGGCCCTCCGGCGATGACGGGCGGCTTCGAGCTGACCATCGACTGCATCGGCAGCGCGGCCTCGGTGCAGGACGCCCTGCGCTACACGCGCGCGCTGGGGAAGGTGGTGCTGGTGGGCGCGGCGGGAATCCTGGACCGGGTGGACTGGACCACCGTGTGGCGCAACGAGCTGACGCTGCTCGGCTCCTACGTGTACGGCCCGGAGAGCTTCCGGGGCGAGCGCCGGCACACCTTCGACCTGGTGCTGGACCTGCTGGCCCGGAAGGAAGGGCCGGACTGTTCCGTTCTCGTCACGCACACCTTCCCCCTGACTCGCTACCAGGAGGCCATTGAGGCCAATCTGGCACGTGCGAGATTCCAGTCCGTCAAGACGGTCTTCGACCTGACCCGGTGGTGA
- the ruvB gene encoding Holliday junction branch migration DNA helicase RuvB has product MAMARKSDTLSEDVQPEDVRLEASLRPRSFDEYVGQGPVVEKLKIYVQAARSRGDSLDHCLFSGPPGLGKTSLAHIIANELGVGIHVTSGPALERKGDLAGLLTNLNARDVLFIDEIHRLNAAVEEYLYPAMEDFRLDITIDTGPAARAMKIDLPPFTLIGATTRTGLLTSPLRDRFQIQERLEYYDAKALELILHRSARILGIPLDKDAAREVASRSRGTPRITNRLLRRLRDFAEVEGDGKITLELAKKSLDRLGVDASGLDAMDRKILLTIIDKFGGGPVGVETIAASVGEQRDTIEDVYEPFLMQEGFLQRTPRGRMATHRTYQYFKKQPPATPQGNLF; this is encoded by the coding sequence ATGGCTATGGCGAGGAAGTCCGACACACTCTCGGAAGACGTCCAGCCCGAGGACGTCCGGCTCGAGGCCTCCCTGCGTCCGCGCTCGTTCGACGAGTACGTGGGCCAGGGGCCCGTCGTCGAGAAGCTCAAGATCTACGTGCAGGCGGCCCGCAGCCGCGGTGACTCCCTGGACCACTGCCTCTTCTCCGGCCCCCCGGGCCTGGGCAAGACGTCGCTGGCGCACATCATCGCGAACGAGTTGGGCGTGGGCATCCACGTCACCAGCGGTCCCGCCCTGGAGCGCAAGGGCGACCTGGCGGGCCTGCTCACCAACCTCAACGCCCGTGACGTCCTCTTCATCGACGAAATCCACCGCCTCAACGCCGCCGTGGAGGAGTACCTCTACCCGGCCATGGAGGACTTCCGGCTGGACATCACCATCGACACCGGGCCCGCCGCCCGGGCGATGAAGATTGACCTGCCGCCCTTCACGCTCATTGGCGCCACCACGCGCACGGGCCTGCTCACCTCTCCGCTGCGGGACAGGTTCCAGATCCAGGAGCGCCTGGAGTACTACGACGCCAAGGCGCTGGAGCTCATCCTCCACCGCTCCGCGCGCATCCTCGGCATCCCCCTGGACAAGGACGCCGCGCGCGAGGTGGCCAGCCGCTCGCGTGGCACGCCCCGCATCACCAACCGGCTGCTGCGCCGGCTGCGCGACTTCGCGGAAGTGGAAGGCGACGGGAAGATCACCCTGGAGCTGGCGAAGAAGTCACTGGACCGGCTGGGCGTGGACGCCAGCGGCCTGGACGCCATGGACCGGAAGATCCTGCTCACCATCATCGACAAGTTCGGGGGCGGCCCGGTGGGCGTGGAGACCATCGCCGCCAGCGTGGGCGAGCAGCGGGACACGATTGAAGACGTGTACGAGCCCTTCCTGATGCAGGAGGGCTTCCTCCAGCGCACCCCCCGGGGGCGCATGGCCACGCACAGGACCTATCAGTACTTCAAGAAGCAGCCACCGGCCACGCCCCAGGGCAACCTGTTCTGA
- the lpxC gene encoding UDP-3-O-acyl-N-acetylglucosamine deacetylase — protein MRPSSYNQRTVSMTATLQGVGLHSGAKVTLTLRPAPAGHGIVFVRTDLPRPVSIPALAEFVVDTSLATTLGRDGVRVGTVEHLMSALAGLGIDNVRVELDGPEVPIMDGSAAPFAALVQEAGVRELDAPKELLVIRKPVSVVDGDKQASLTPSKHFRISCTIDFEHPVIQGQSFDLDFSDREFSREISRARTFGFLRDVEKLKQLGLARGGSLENAVVVDEVSILNPDGLRFPDEFVRHKILDAIGDVSLFGRQVIGHMTAYKTGHALNHKLVRKVLSDPSCYEIVPARRRELEGMDLGFTGLTGALELEPLVA, from the coding sequence ATGCGACCGTCCTCCTACAACCAGCGCACCGTTTCGATGACTGCCACCCTGCAGGGTGTGGGACTGCACTCGGGTGCCAAGGTGACGCTCACCCTGCGTCCGGCGCCCGCGGGCCACGGTATCGTCTTCGTGCGTACGGACCTGCCCCGGCCGGTGAGCATCCCCGCGCTGGCGGAGTTCGTGGTGGACACGTCGCTGGCGACCACGCTGGGCCGCGACGGCGTGCGCGTGGGCACGGTGGAGCACCTCATGTCGGCGCTGGCCGGCCTGGGCATCGACAACGTGCGCGTGGAGCTGGACGGGCCGGAAGTCCCCATCATGGACGGCAGCGCGGCGCCCTTCGCGGCCCTCGTCCAGGAGGCCGGCGTGCGCGAGCTGGACGCGCCCAAGGAGCTGCTCGTCATCCGCAAGCCGGTGTCCGTGGTGGACGGTGACAAGCAGGCCTCGCTCACGCCGTCCAAGCACTTCCGCATCAGCTGCACCATCGACTTCGAGCACCCCGTCATCCAGGGCCAGTCCTTCGACCTGGACTTCAGCGACAGGGAGTTCTCGCGCGAAATCTCCCGCGCCCGCACCTTCGGCTTCCTGCGCGACGTGGAGAAGCTGAAGCAGCTGGGCCTGGCGCGCGGCGGCTCGCTGGAGAACGCCGTCGTCGTGGACGAGGTCTCCATCCTCAACCCGGACGGGCTGCGCTTCCCGGACGAGTTCGTGCGTCACAAGATTCTCGACGCCATCGGCGACGTGTCGCTGTTCGGCCGCCAGGTCATCGGGCACATGACGGCGTACAAGACGGGCCACGCGCTCAACCACAAGCTGGTGCGCAAGGTGCTCTCGGACCCGAGCTGCTACGAGATCGTCCCCGCCCGTCGCCGCGAGCTGGAGGGGATGGACCTGGGCTTCACCGGCCTGACGGGGGCGCTGGAGCTGGAGCCCCTCGTCGCCTGA
- a CDS encoding thioredoxin domain-containing protein → MLKPTRVILAALLAATITAGCNKEKAPVTAQGPAATAQQANAGEPAPDAVVATFGDGQKITYKELNDKIAEPLSNLEKQKHQLRKRGLEGMVTEKLVDAEAKKKGMTQEQFLKAEIDDKVPAPPEEKIKEVFDGAKGQLPPGSTYEQMKPQIVDFLTQQPKQERAQALFAELRKNANVQITLPEPPRPPAERKQVAATGAAKGAKEGAPITIVEFSDFQCPFCSRANASVDQVMKEYPDKVRLVFRHFPLEFHKEAPKASEAALCAGDQGKFWEMHDTLFANQQKLGVDDLKKHAADLKLDTAKFNKCLDSGEKASVVQADLADGKKVGVSGTPAFFINGILLSGAQPFEEFKSIIDEELKTAQK, encoded by the coding sequence ATGCTCAAGCCCACCCGAGTCATCCTCGCCGCTCTCCTGGCGGCCACCATCACCGCCGGCTGTAACAAGGAGAAGGCGCCGGTCACCGCTCAGGGGCCGGCCGCCACCGCTCAGCAGGCCAATGCGGGTGAGCCCGCGCCTGACGCTGTCGTCGCGACCTTCGGCGACGGGCAGAAGATCACGTACAAGGAGCTCAACGACAAGATCGCCGAGCCCCTCTCCAACCTCGAGAAGCAGAAGCACCAGCTGCGCAAGCGCGGCCTCGAGGGCATGGTGACGGAGAAGCTGGTCGACGCCGAGGCGAAGAAGAAGGGCATGACGCAGGAGCAGTTCCTGAAGGCGGAAATCGACGACAAGGTTCCCGCCCCGCCCGAGGAGAAGATCAAGGAGGTCTTCGACGGCGCCAAGGGCCAGCTGCCTCCCGGGTCCACCTACGAGCAGATGAAGCCGCAGATCGTGGACTTCCTCACCCAGCAGCCGAAGCAGGAGCGCGCGCAGGCGCTGTTCGCGGAGCTGCGCAAGAACGCGAACGTGCAGATCACCCTGCCCGAGCCCCCGCGCCCGCCCGCCGAGCGCAAGCAGGTGGCCGCCACGGGCGCCGCCAAGGGTGCCAAGGAAGGCGCGCCCATCACCATCGTCGAGTTCAGCGACTTCCAGTGCCCGTTCTGCAGCCGCGCCAACGCGTCCGTGGACCAGGTCATGAAGGAGTACCCCGACAAGGTCCGCCTGGTGTTCCGTCACTTCCCGCTGGAGTTCCACAAGGAGGCGCCGAAGGCCTCCGAGGCCGCGCTGTGCGCCGGCGACCAGGGCAAGTTCTGGGAGATGCACGACACGCTCTTCGCCAACCAGCAGAAGCTGGGCGTGGATGACCTGAAGAAGCACGCCGCGGACCTGAAGCTGGACACCGCGAAGTTCAACAAGTGCCTCGACTCGGGTGAGAAGGCCTCCGTCGTCCAGGCGGACCTGGCGGACGGCAAGAAGGTCGGCGTGTCCGGCACCCCGGCGTTCTTCATCAACGGCATCCTGCTGTCCGGGGCGCAGCCGTTCGAGGAGTTCAAGAGCATCATCGACGAGGAGCTGAAGACCGCGCAGAAGTAG
- a CDS encoding DUF4388 domain-containing protein, with protein MASKPKATPRVSGEQASLELERPLTAGLSPSRPLAAWFHGPEGMVLLQEPTGFAGFLAGSLGTLSVEEVFAHVLSGIRSGLLAVQGGTVRRTVSFRDGQVVFATSTERWERLGAVLVRLGMLKQAQLTQALSRVTPSRRIGQVLTSEGLVSEANLYSAMTYVVREVVLSLFEMVEGSFLFVEGPAPMADVVKLPERTRELVLTGIKRSEEVSRLRRRFPEDMRVEPGPAGPLPGEVRLFTGLGKGGPLGELRTLYEGGPYAFYTWLDEAVRGGHLAVRPPAPPPVPGPSVEGMAWELLSAEERYNLLLSLIHRALRDAGKEEDLLKGFLDAPPSGLEDAFAGVTPGPDGRVDVARLRANLAGGGEAVGRALTLEALDAIVSYALFSARNALPPDVAERLSNTYRTLQGGLA; from the coding sequence GTGGCGTCCAAACCGAAGGCCACGCCTCGTGTCAGCGGTGAGCAGGCCTCGCTCGAGTTGGAGCGGCCGCTCACCGCCGGCCTGTCCCCCTCCCGTCCCCTCGCGGCCTGGTTCCATGGGCCCGAGGGGATGGTCCTCCTCCAGGAGCCGACCGGCTTCGCTGGCTTCCTCGCTGGCAGCCTGGGCACGCTCTCTGTCGAGGAGGTGTTCGCCCACGTCCTCTCCGGCATCCGCAGCGGCCTGCTGGCCGTGCAGGGCGGCACGGTGCGCCGCACGGTGTCCTTCCGGGACGGGCAGGTGGTGTTCGCCACGTCCACGGAGCGCTGGGAGCGGCTGGGCGCGGTGCTGGTGCGGCTGGGCATGCTGAAGCAGGCGCAGCTCACCCAGGCGCTGTCGCGGGTGACGCCGTCGCGGCGCATCGGCCAGGTGCTGACGTCCGAGGGCCTGGTGTCCGAGGCCAACCTCTACAGCGCCATGACGTACGTGGTGCGTGAGGTGGTGCTCAGCCTCTTCGAGATGGTGGAGGGCAGCTTCCTCTTCGTGGAAGGCCCCGCGCCCATGGCGGACGTGGTGAAGCTGCCCGAGCGCACGCGGGAGCTGGTGCTCACCGGAATCAAGCGCTCGGAGGAGGTGTCGCGCCTGCGCCGCCGCTTCCCGGAGGACATGCGCGTGGAGCCCGGGCCGGCGGGTCCGCTGCCCGGCGAGGTGCGCCTCTTCACGGGCCTGGGCAAGGGCGGCCCCCTGGGCGAGCTGCGGACGCTCTACGAGGGCGGGCCCTACGCCTTCTACACGTGGCTGGACGAGGCCGTGCGTGGCGGCCACCTGGCGGTGCGGCCTCCCGCGCCGCCCCCGGTACCGGGCCCTTCCGTGGAGGGCATGGCCTGGGAGCTGCTCTCCGCCGAGGAGCGCTACAACCTGCTGCTGTCGCTGATTCACCGCGCGCTGCGCGACGCGGGCAAGGAGGAGGACCTGCTGAAGGGCTTCCTGGACGCGCCGCCCTCGGGCCTGGAGGACGCCTTCGCGGGGGTGACGCCGGGCCCGGACGGGCGGGTGGACGTGGCGCGCCTGCGCGCCAACCTCGCCGGTGGAGGAGAGGCCGTTGGGCGCGCCCTCACCCTGGAGGCGCTGGACGCCATTGTCTCCTACGCGCTCTTTTCAGCGCGCAACGCGCTTCCTCCCGACGTGGCGGAGCGGTTGTCCAACACCTACCGCACACTCCAGGGGGGGCTGGCCTAG
- a CDS encoding leucyl aminopeptidase, with protein sequence MNFSFVSGDVTKASGELLVIPLFEGELGDTAPSSLAAADSALEGRLRGAATQEGFKAKAEQSFLMHTHGRATAERVLLLGLGNRARFQPEVLRLAAGRAVKAAQRLKVGSVAFVLPATDAAESAVRAAVEGLGLGLYRFDKYKSSAREEKNPAKVTKVALVLPDGTEKSKALDDALALGKRIADATNWARDLVNEPPNAVTPKALAEAARQAAKEGGLQVTIGGQREIEKLNMGMFLGVTAGSTEEPRLIHVAYTPKNARDAKRPPLALVGKAITFDSGGLSLKPTEGMVEMKTDMAGSAAVLGAMKVIAALKPPFPVHAFIGACENMPSGNAYKPGDILTSRLGKTVEITNTDAEGRLVLGDILTWACEHKPSAVIDLATLTGACVIALGNYIVGAFGEHDGAVNEVLQAARTAGEEMWRMPVSELQKDALRSEVADMKNSGERWGGSINAALFLKEFVGETPWVHLDIAGPSNSPKERGYLSKGGTGVGVRTLVEWVRLRAQTQAANPEAYALPAAPAPKAAKGGKGTRKSSRA encoded by the coding sequence ATGAATTTCAGCTTCGTCTCCGGCGATGTCACGAAGGCGAGCGGCGAGCTGCTCGTCATTCCCCTCTTCGAGGGCGAGCTGGGAGACACCGCCCCGTCCTCCCTGGCCGCGGCCGACTCCGCCCTGGAGGGGCGCCTGCGCGGCGCCGCCACCCAGGAGGGCTTCAAGGCCAAGGCAGAGCAGTCCTTCCTGATGCACACGCACGGCCGCGCCACCGCGGAGCGCGTGCTGCTGCTGGGCCTGGGCAACCGCGCCCGCTTCCAGCCCGAGGTGCTGCGCCTGGCCGCCGGCCGCGCGGTGAAGGCGGCGCAGCGGCTGAAGGTGGGCTCGGTCGCCTTCGTGCTGCCGGCCACGGACGCGGCGGAGAGCGCCGTGCGCGCGGCGGTGGAGGGCCTGGGGCTGGGCCTCTACCGCTTCGACAAGTACAAGTCCTCCGCCCGCGAGGAGAAGAACCCGGCGAAGGTGACGAAGGTGGCCCTGGTGCTGCCCGACGGCACCGAGAAGTCGAAGGCCCTGGACGACGCGCTGGCGCTGGGCAAGCGCATCGCGGACGCCACCAACTGGGCGCGAGACCTGGTCAACGAGCCGCCCAACGCGGTGACCCCCAAGGCGCTGGCCGAGGCCGCGCGGCAGGCGGCGAAGGAAGGCGGCCTGCAGGTCACCATCGGAGGCCAGCGCGAAATCGAGAAGCTCAACATGGGCATGTTCCTGGGCGTCACCGCCGGGAGCACCGAGGAGCCGCGCCTCATCCACGTCGCCTACACGCCGAAGAACGCGCGTGACGCGAAGCGCCCGCCGCTGGCGCTGGTGGGCAAGGCGATTACGTTCGACTCGGGCGGCCTGTCCCTCAAGCCCACCGAGGGCATGGTGGAGATGAAGACGGACATGGCCGGCTCGGCCGCGGTGCTGGGCGCGATGAAGGTCATCGCCGCGCTCAAGCCGCCCTTCCCCGTGCACGCCTTCATCGGCGCGTGCGAGAACATGCCGTCCGGCAACGCGTACAAGCCCGGTGACATCCTCACCTCGCGCCTGGGCAAGACGGTGGAAATCACCAACACCGACGCGGAAGGCCGCCTGGTGCTGGGCGACATCCTCACCTGGGCCTGCGAGCACAAGCCGTCCGCCGTCATCGACCTGGCCACCCTCACGGGCGCGTGTGTCATCGCGCTGGGCAACTACATCGTCGGCGCCTTCGGCGAGCACGACGGCGCGGTGAACGAGGTGCTCCAGGCCGCGCGCACCGCGGGCGAGGAGATGTGGCGCATGCCGGTGAGCGAGCTGCAGAAGGACGCGCTGCGCTCCGAGGTGGCCGACATGAAGAACTCCGGCGAGCGCTGGGGCGGCTCCATCAACGCCGCGCTCTTCCTCAAGGAGTTCGTCGGCGAGACGCCCTGGGTGCACCTGGACATCGCCGGCCCGTCCAACAGCCCCAAGGAGCGCGGCTACCTGAGCAAGGGCGGCACCGGCGTCGGCGTGCGCACGCTGGTGGAGTGGGTGCGGCTGCGCGCACAGACGCAGGCCGCGAATCCCGAGGCCTACGCGCTGCCCGCGGCGCCGGCCCCCAAGGCGGCGAAGGGCGGCAAGGGCACGCGGAAGTCCTCGCGCGCGTAG
- a CDS encoding sulfite exporter TauE/SafE family protein yields MTVLLLMVTGGLAGSLGAMLGIGGGIVLVPVMVLFFGIPLEEAVPASLMCVVANSCAAAAGYVHNHLSDIRLGLTLELATVMGAIAGGVVAAMVAPAMVAVVFGLFTLYVSLQMLLLRSPRREPATLDDYTPMNYPLGISGSFIAGGLSSLLGVGGGPLKVPLMSYGMRVPFKVASATSNMMVGVTGAASVAAYALHGHLKLALVSPLVVGVLFGAYVGGRLMPKVPTAVLKRLFAVVLLVVASQMLWKGGAGLWPSMVK; encoded by the coding sequence ATGACGGTCCTACTCCTCATGGTGACGGGCGGCCTCGCGGGCTCTCTCGGGGCGATGCTTGGCATTGGAGGAGGCATCGTCCTCGTCCCGGTGATGGTGTTGTTTTTCGGCATCCCCCTCGAGGAGGCGGTACCGGCCAGCCTCATGTGCGTGGTGGCCAACTCGTGCGCGGCGGCCGCGGGCTACGTGCACAATCACCTGAGTGACATCCGGCTGGGGCTGACGCTGGAGCTGGCCACGGTGATGGGCGCCATCGCCGGTGGCGTGGTGGCGGCGATGGTGGCCCCGGCGATGGTGGCGGTGGTGTTCGGCCTGTTCACCCTCTACGTCTCCCTGCAGATGCTGCTCTTGCGCTCGCCGCGGCGGGAGCCGGCGACGCTGGATGACTACACGCCGATGAACTACCCGCTGGGCATCTCCGGCTCCTTCATCGCGGGCGGGCTGTCCTCGCTGCTGGGCGTGGGCGGCGGCCCGCTGAAGGTGCCGCTGATGAGCTACGGCATGCGGGTGCCGTTCAAGGTCGCCAGCGCCACCAGCAACATGATGGTGGGCGTGACGGGGGCCGCGAGCGTGGCCGCCTACGCACTGCACGGGCATCTCAAGCTGGCGCTGGTGTCTCCGCTGGTGGTGGGGGTGCTGTTCGGCGCGTACGTCGGCGGCCGGCTGATGCCCAAGGTTCCCACCGCCGTGCTCAAGCGGCTCTTCGCGGTGGTGCTGCTGGTGGTGGCGAGCCAGATGTTGTGGAAGGGAGGGGCGGGACTGTGGCCGAGCATGGTGAAGTGA
- a CDS encoding tetratricopeptide repeat protein yields the protein MHPTDDSQRAHILDAIQKQKNALAPLRITGSPTEVGQGLVSLAELHGLLEDHAASREFYEEALGLFQQAKYKPGQAQALLGLGIVKANFEDHRGAIEHIAQAALLFNEAKDREGEALARACIGESLRALGQPEAAEEKYQEALILLRQTRNPDRIARLLLDIGDIRMEKGEYEPARKRFLEAVPLLEQGEDPEALAQGHLLLGESEGLLGNHDGARPHLLRAVELYKELHDHVYEARARWDLGLSCYYLQDFAAARAQFETVLPLYEEQGRADEVAKVRNVLAHFAARGV from the coding sequence ATGCACCCGACCGACGACTCCCAACGCGCCCACATCCTCGACGCCATCCAGAAGCAGAAGAACGCGCTGGCCCCGCTGCGCATCACCGGCTCGCCCACCGAGGTGGGCCAGGGGCTGGTGAGCCTCGCGGAGCTGCACGGCCTGCTGGAGGACCATGCCGCGAGCCGCGAGTTCTACGAGGAGGCGCTCGGCCTCTTCCAGCAGGCGAAGTACAAGCCCGGCCAGGCGCAGGCGTTGCTCGGCCTGGGCATCGTGAAGGCGAACTTCGAGGATCACCGCGGCGCGATTGAGCACATCGCCCAGGCGGCCCTGCTCTTCAACGAGGCGAAGGACCGCGAGGGCGAGGCCCTGGCCCGCGCCTGCATCGGCGAGTCCCTGCGCGCGCTGGGCCAGCCGGAGGCCGCCGAGGAGAAGTACCAGGAGGCGCTCATCCTCCTGCGCCAGACGCGCAACCCCGACCGCATCGCGCGGCTGCTGCTCGACATCGGCGACATCCGCATGGAGAAGGGCGAGTACGAGCCCGCCCGCAAGCGCTTCCTGGAGGCCGTGCCGCTGCTGGAGCAGGGCGAGGACCCGGAGGCGCTCGCGCAGGGCCACCTGCTGCTGGGCGAGTCCGAGGGCCTGCTGGGCAACCACGACGGCGCCCGCCCCCACCTCTTGCGGGCGGTGGAGCTCTACAAGGAGCTGCACGACCACGTGTACGAGGCCCGCGCCCGGTGGGACCTGGGCCTGTCCTGCTACTACCTGCAGGACTTCGCCGCGGCCCGCGCCCAGTTCGAGACGGTGCTGCCGCTGTACGAGGAGCAGGGCCGCGCGGACGAGGTCGCCAAGGTCCGCAACGTGCTGGCCCACTTCGCCGCGCGCGGCGTCTGA